From Onychostoma macrolepis isolate SWU-2019 chromosome 05, ASM1243209v1, whole genome shotgun sequence:
GTATTTGAGCAAAATAATCAACTTTGATGagacagttgttgtcagatttcattggatttcaaatatgaaatttaattgtaaaCTTGTTTAACAGTTTTAGAGAATTTAAtattttccccattcaaagagataggagctgcacttgcatgcccgAGAGGTGTTTCAAAGATGGTCACAGAGGGAAATGACTTGCCCTAAAGGGACTTTGGTTAATAACAGTACAGCTACTGGACCTCAGGATGGACATCCCATGGTGTGGGTGGAGAGACATAATGTTCAGTGCAAAAAAGGGTTTTTCCAAAAGCTTCATCACTCTTTTTTGCTTTTCCTAAAACAGCAACGTATTATGAAGAATTTGCACATTTTAAAGAAGGCGTAGAGAACTACGGTCAGGATAGCGATGAGAAAAGCGAACACATCCAGACAGTGGTACTGGTACCAGGTAAGATTGTGGGCCTCGACACGCAGGTGTTTAGCGCCTTTATTGCGCATGACGAACTCAATCCAGAACACAGCCTCATCCAAAGGTTTTATTGGTCTGTCGTGATGAATCCTGGACAAACGCATAGTGTTCTCTTTATACCTGAGGAGATGAAAACAAATACTGTTATATGTCCGTTATATGTATGCTGAGTGTAGTGCAATAGAGAACATAGAGCCATCAAGATATCTAGAGTCCAGAGTCCTGTTATGCACTGACACCACTGTAAATCTGATGTGAGTGCCTTACGAGGGGTCATTAATGATGGTATTGAGTCCATCCACCAGGTCCTGCGGCTCCATGGTTTTGATGTTGTCTATAACAACAGCCGCACCTTTGGCCTTCATATGAACTAAATTATCAGGCTGGTCAGCAAACAAGGGGATTCCGACCATTGGAACGCCATGATATATGGCCTCATATATGCTGTTAGTGCCTCCATGAGTGATGAATGCTCTGGTTTTAGGGTGACCTGATTGGGAGGTAACGGATTATTAAACAAGGAAGCTTCCCCCCACATTGTTACAGtaccatataaaatatataataaaaaaatacaatagaaaatataataagTAGTATATAACCACAAATTATAATACAAACCCAATAAATCATTTTGAGGGATCCACTTATAGGTTCTGGTGTTTTCACCAAGAGTATCTGGCTTCTCTCCATTATATCGCCATAAAACCtgcaagcaaaacaaaacaatttataCAACCACAATCTCAACAAATCAACGGATAATGACAACTACTGGAATAAATGTGGAAATTCACTTTTAATTGTGACCAAATTAACCTGTATAGAACTCATTTAAATTGAGGTTGCTACTTTTCCCTCATTCTAATCATATCAgtgcttatttaaaaaatataagttacCTTCTGTGGAATCTGTGCCAGTGCTGAGGCGATTTTATTGATCGTCTCTTTGAGCATTTTCTCTACCAAAGACCCCAGAGTGAAGACCACAATCCCATCATCCCCTGAACTCTGTACAAACTCCTCCATGTCCTACACataaaaaagacaaagacaaactTTTGTTATGAAAAAGTGACTGTGTACCGTGAAATAACGTTCGAGAAACAACTTTATATTCACACCTTTTCTCACACCTTCCTTTTCCACGTGGGGTTTACGCAAACAACAACATACAACAAACCAGCGTCCTATTCAAGAACAAATAACTCTTTAGTTATCTCAAGAGCATGACCTATGTAGTTCCATTCTTGAACAAATTACTTGGCAGGTATCCGTGGAAAGATTTTAGCCCAGCTAATAGATATgtcattgaattttttttattttttattacttgaGTTACCAGTTGGAATCATTCTGACGAATCCTGAACTGAATCCATTCAGAGTGGTTAATTATATACAGTTAAAAGTTATTAtatacaactgttttcagtgaAGTAAAGATAAATGGTCTTGAAGTATGATTCAGatcatgaattatttatttgacagaATGTCAAAAAAGACCACCTTTGGTAATGGCTCGGCAGGGGTACAATGAAGGCCTCCAACATATTTGAAGTTGGGCAGGAATGGCCGTGGAAACTCGAAATCCCAGTAGATTCTGATTAACCAGATATCAGCTTTACCCATCATCTCACAATAGGAAGTGGGCCGTCCTGGAATGAGGAGGTTCAATACCAGTTAGTATTGAAGTCTCACagtctttttatttaatcttgaaaacatcacagaatcacaggataataataataataataataatacatttatttataacacactttatattcacacagaatCCCAAAGTGCTGCAgattaaaaataagaagaatGCAGTCATAGATGCACTGATGGGTAAGGAGGGAGACCTTAAACAATCCTGAATGAAACGGGAAGCCAGTATAATGATTTGAGAATGGGGGTGATATGATCATATTTGTGTACCCTCATCAGGATTCTAGCAGCACTGTTCTGAATGTACTGCAATTTCTGTAGGCTTTTGCCAGGGATCCCGATGAGGAGCACATTACAGTAGTCCAGCCTGGAGGAGACAAAGGCATGGACAAGCTTTTCTGCATCTGCAAGAGTGAGCATAGGACGAAGTCTAGAGATATTCCTAAAATGGAAGAAGGAAAGTGGAATGTTTTGGCCAGAAAAGGTAATGCTGGAAATAACAGATGTGTGCGGTGCCTACTAAAATGGCTTTAGCCTTTGAGCTGTTCAAATGCAGGAAATTTTGGCTCATCCACACCTTTACCTCCTCCAGACAGGTAGTCAATGTGGAAGATGACAGGGCAGCAGAAGTGGATGAATTGGTCTTTAGGTaaagttgagtgtcatcagcatagcaatgaAATGATATTCCATGCCGGCTGATGACATGACCGAGGGGGAGCATATATAGAATAAACAGAGTGGGGCCAAACACTGAGCCTTGAGGGACACCACAGGTGACATTGTGTGTCAAGGATTTAGCCTCTCCCAAGGCAACATACTCAATTCTCCCAGTAAGGTAGGATGAAAACCAGTTATAGACAAGAGTCAGAGAGACTAATGGTGTGACGTAAATGATGCAGAAGAATGTTGTGATCCACAGTGTCGAATGCTGCAGTCCAATCTAGAAGGATGAGAAGAGATGGAGAACCAGCATCTGCTGCCATCAGCTGGTCATTCGTGACCCTGACCAGAGCTGTTTCAGTGCTATGGCCAGAGCGGAAACCAGACTGGAATTTCTCAAAcaggttgttttgttttaaagggGTCTGAAGTTGTGCAGCAACTACTTTTCCAGCACTTTAGAAAGGAATGGAAGGTTAGAGATGGGCCTGTAGTTGGCAAGGACTTCTGGATCTAAAGTGGGTTTTTTGAGGTGCGGTCTGATGACAGCAGTTTTCAGTGCAGGTGGAACTTGACCAGCCTGGAGGGAGTGATAGATAACCATAGTAATCAGGGGACTTATGGCATAAAGGTTAGATTTCACCAAGGTTGCAGGAAAAGGGTCCAGGGCACAGGTGGATGGTTTCATCTTGCTGATTATGTCCTCAAACTCTCGCTGTGAGATGTCAGAGAAACAGCAGAGAGGTTGGGGAGTCCCAGGCTGTAAATTGGTAGTCGAGACAAGCAGAACAGAGGAACTGGACAAAAGGGAGCGAATGGTGTCTACTTTTTTCCTGAAGTAGTGATAAAGCTGTTTCATCTCTCCTTTGTAGCTTCTAAATGAGAGTGAGCTTGCGGTTCAAGATGTGATTTATAGTAGAGAAAAGCTGCTTCAAGTTTCCAGGGTTATTGTTAATGATACTAGAATAGAATCGTGACCTACCATCTCTCAAGGACTTTGCATAGGCCTTCTGATGCCCTCCATGGGCCTGCCTATGAACAGTGAGTCCTGTGACCTTAAGGCGCCGCTCAAGGACACATCCAGCTGTCTTCATCTTTCGCAGTTCACAAGTAAACCACGGGGCTGAACGGGAGAAGGTGACGGTTCTAGTTCTGACAGGAGCATGGAGACTGAGAGACTAAGAGACTGCTCAAAGATCTATTGTAAAAGTCAACCGACTCAGCAGAGAGATGCTGAAGATCTATTGTTAAGGAGTCCAGGTTGATCTTTTTCAAATTCCTGAAACAcatttgacacttttttttgttgtgtgaACAAGGGAGTGGCAACTCCGTTGAAATGACCTTATTGTCAGACACACCCAAATCATACACCAGAGGGTTGCTAATAGGGGAAATGTTTGAGATAACCAAATCCAATGTGTGTCCCCTAGAATGTGTTGGGACAttgaaaaaggctttttgaaaaccaaatcttgggTTTTACtgataattttaattttttttcttaaattattttcatattacatttttttccaatttaaatttttgttttgaaagtatggtaaatactggtaaaatgtaccaacaatcacattaaaaaatatacactttttgatataccataaaaataacaggtggcccatctgaattatataacatttaggctatccatctcacaGTAGccaaccaaaattttattaacagtagaagtgaaatcttattttagccttcaaatctgggtactgtcttacgttttaaaatcacttacagtggaagtttggtcccatcaggctaacatgacagtcacgactcatgcttgctgtaagcttttctttttcttttgttttcacttgcgatctttacaacacacattaggCTACATTAcgtatttcatggcacactcgttttacgcatatttggcgccacctattgttgtaggtgtattattgacatagTCTCAGATGTCACGCACTGACCGTTTGCTGAACGTTTGATGCATATGGCTCACAAAGGTGGAAACATTTCAGGTTTCGAAGTCTTCCttggattggttgaattatacaggatttctggGAGACAtgtgtgtcgcgttctttaacTTTCCACCTGGAAACAGATTCAATCGTTGCACCCAATCACGGAGAATATAACTCGATTAAGatgatcaaacttatttttaattatcgtCTATGAGctggaaatatttctttatttaaatcataaagtCAGCACATGAAAAATGTGagcattatatttaatacaacaaGTTTGCCATAAACCTTTAATTTAATACTTCTATACAGCCTTCagtcataaataatgttttaagctTTGGCTAATTCTAATGCTTTTTAATGTGATATGTTGTCTGTATAGTTTTCTCGCTGTTCTTTAATGAAATAAGGTGATCAGACTGTGAAGAATTGCCTATACACATGGCTCGCGCGCCTAAGTTACGAAATACGCATCGGGATATCTTGATAATATTCCTTGGTTTCATAATActcaattaattgttgtaaactGAGATTTGTGTCTTTAGAAGACGTATCTGTGCTGAATTCTACATGAATAATCCACAACAATATAACAACATATCGCGTCTTTTGCGCGCTCAAGTCCGTGATTTCAAATGTACACGCGCGGCAGGCGCGCTCATTTTTTCCGGGCGCGTCCGCACCGCATCGACATAAAAACGTAACTTTTCAGAATGCCGCAAGCGCACCGCGGGTCATGTGACAAGAACCAACCAGTCAGCTTCATCCTTTCCCGTAACAACATTGAAATTTCAGCTGAGATGGAGGAACAGCTGATCATAGCTGTACAGGGATAGccattttgaataaatttagTAGCAGAGCGCAAGCGATTTTTAGTGCTGGAAATCCATTTATCCCTTGCTGAAACTTCCGCGTCTTCATGGAGAGCACGGGTCTaggttgcttagcaacggcagACGCCACAGGAGGGCAAGCATAGCGCGCAAACTACAGAGCGCTTTGAAAGAAGGGGAAAGCGACGCGCCTAGCGTTTTCCACGCGAGTTTTTAGGCACGACATGTGAACGGCCCCGCGCTACTATTTGAATCTTCCGCTTTTCGAACACGTAACTgtgataaagttttttttaagctATCAGAAATCTGAGGGGGCCGGTAGGCTACACTCGTGGTTATGCCACTGACATtaatgatcatttattttaatgcggTGCGCTCTCTACTTAAAAATCAGCCGAATCATGTAACGTTAATGTCGTACAGGTTCTTGCtcttactaaaaaaaaactatttgaaagCGTACCGAGCCGCGGAAGAGATAATGTTTCTCGAGCGCTTTCCGTGAGCACGATTCGAGACGGAGTGAAACACGGACAAATGCGTTTCATCCATTCTTCAACCCCCTCGAGTCCACTTAACATAATCTAAGTTTGTTTCCCAGATGAATCAAAATAAGATTACAGTAAGGCATTTTAAATAGCAACCAGAGtcgtgcatttttgtttttttaggctTGTATTTTGCTTCAGCACATTTCACacttttcagcacattttcacaaacatttcagcacttttccttaaaattaatttatataagtTAGTTTTGCATTAGAACCTGTTGTTGTAGGCCAGTGGCTGATCAGCATGTACCTCATGACGTGAGTAAATAAGTAATGACAGAGGTTTCATTATTGGGTGAACTGTAGGGCTTTCCTTTAAATATTCAGTGTAGTAGTTGTCAAATTTTCTCCAAGCAATAGTGGCAAAAAAATCTTGAGAAAGGTAGAAAAGCATATTCATGATTCGCTCTGTAAAGCTCATCTTGTCCGTGAGTTTACTCATGACTCCAGGAACAAATGATGGTGGAGCTGGTATCTGACCACACATCCGCTCTAGAACGTTAGCAATGGATAATCGGAACGTGTAAACCAAGGGAACATTTAGCTCTTCAGCCAGAATATCGCTGCACGGATACATTGGATCTGACAGAACAATGTCAAATTTTCCATTCCGCAATTTGTCCATCAACTTTGACGATTTGAGAATGCCGTCACAGTATGATGTACACATATCCTGAATAATGGAAGCAAGGTTGTAGAATTTCATTAGAAACTGCAGTAAATTTAACTGATCGGTCTCGTACACTGAGAAATAAACTAATTCCTCAATGAAGTCTCTCATCTCCTGTTCATCCACGGACGCGTTAAAGGGCTGGTAGGAGAAGCGATCCGATTCTTTAGCTTTCATGAAGAGAGAGGCATCCGGAACCAGCACTGTGACATTGTGTCCCCTGTCAATCAAAGTTTCCAAAACGATCTTAAGATTGATCCAGTGACTGCCGTCAGAAAACCAAACTAAAACATTCCCACATTCTGCAGGACCGAACACAGTGAGCAGAGAAAGAAAACAGACTACGAGTCTCATGGTTGCCAGCGTtagagtgagagtgtgagatCACCAGTGTCCCGCCTCAACATATACTCTCAGGTGTAATTATTAACCAGTGCAAAGTCATGGCTCCTGGCGATCATATATCAATAAAAGTATTCAGATAAcgtacactgttagacatttctgtaatttctgcagttatttactgtatatcacccagtataatactgcaaattccctttacagtaaataactgtaataccctttgcatcatgggaattttctgtgacgtcagaccccacatacagagacttactgtatttttaaaatttgctgtatactactgtatttgctgtaacggCCGCTTTGGCGCCTTTTtattgaggttgttttattttcttcattttttacatttggattgacacgattTGCCCAACACCATGTCTATAAtgccgcaacagcttgggactgactactggatgtgtttcatcgcttgtaatgattggaaaaatccgtttgtacttcctgtcagaaacagcgcgagcgcttggagtacatctgtacatcagaaatatacctgggcatcactttactgtccacattcactgtagatagtatataatgggttctatattgttttgTATCGAGTCGCACCGCGCCGCGCCACGGAAGACACGGATCCAGCGGGGCAGCGCCATGGGTTtttcccggggatgaacccgcgagagtgggagctccggagaacatctgtgctgtgtgtcgatgcaccttacgagagaatatatatatgtacgtttgtctgtgtgtttgtgtcagatttttgcacaccagtttacctaACGTTAGTAACATTTAACGTTACccgtcaacatggcggtaacaaacttactatggtaaactgcggGCTGttgtttcaaacgacttttgtcagctaATTGACTTAAGttactgaattaaaattatttttaacgagcaacgcttatcttatattaacattaggttaacgaatgtgaaattatgttcagtgttagtagttaatgttggccaacTATGGTTTTGAAAGGTTTGTGAATTCTATATggagtttgccttttaaaagtgtgccatttctacttcttgtttttcagagaagacatttctgtcactaacaaagtggatggtgagcaaagatggtggccacgttttggagcagcacctgggttttgcagatgtttgtctttttcccccattatgtttctgttgcctaaagattctttgtgaggatgaatccagaggacacaacataatgcactgcaaaacgtcctaagacaggaaaaatggtgaagatgcagcattggaagactgtatttttaagtgttatacatgcaatgttttaaataaagaatttgatattttgtaattattgtgtctgttttaactcaatgccagtagtacctatgtagagtaataataaaatgaattctatataaaaataataaaatctaatgaaatctatattaacatgaataaattactgtagcatactgatgaattggatttctttacagtaatttactgtaaagcagtacagtttgcaactgtaaatcaaatgcagtttgctactgtaaatcttaattacagtaacttaagtagtaagttactgtaaaaaccctttgaaatgtctaacagtgtattgCAGACCAAAAAGAAACGTAAAGCAGGTTCTGTCAGAGAGTCACTGTCTCCGTCATCACGAGATCGCAATCACCTGCATTCTAATCACCAGGACCTGCGcaccctcatcagcactcccataAAGCACTCACACTCTCTGGCATTCATCGTCCGGTCTACGGTTCACACCCTGAACACAGACCAGGCTCCTCTTTTCCCGTAACTCTCTTGTGCTTCCTCCTCAGATCTCCCCTGTGACACTCCACCGTTACTCCAGCGAATACCTTCGATTACTTCCATTGCTCCCCGGATACTCACTCCCAAGGACATTACTCTTTACCCCTTCCTGGACCCTCATCGACTCCCTCACCTCctctgtttattcattcatttaaataaagtcacattgcaCCTCTCACCCTTGGTTATCGGCTCAgtttgtgacagaagaccggaccaACACCGACACCGGCATGGATCCCCAACCTTTGTCACCCTCAGATATCCTGGAGGAGCTAGTGAATACTCTGCGGGCCTCCTTGCTTCCACCTCCAGCTCCTCCATCTGCCTCGGCCAGTCCCATGGCACTGCCTGCTACCTATGCGGGTGATTCGGGTGAGTGTGGCGGCTTCTTACTCCAACTGTCCCTTTATCTGGAGATGCAGCCGCAGAAGTTCCCCACCGAGCGCTCATAGGTAGCTTTTTAATTTCTCTCCTGTCCGGGAGGCGTTAAATTGGGCTAAAGCAATATGGGACGCCAATACTGCCATAATTAATTCCTATGAAGCTTTTACCCGTCATTTTAAGGAAGTGTTTGGATCAGCTACCGGAGCGCTCTCGGTGTCTGACCAACTCCTCAACCTCCGTCAAAACACTTCTTCCACCCAGGAATACACTCTGCAGTTCCGCACTCTGGCGGCCTCAAGCGGCTGGAATGAAGCGGCGCTCATCAGCGCCATCGACAAGGTTTGGAGCCTTCTATTCGCAGACAAATGGTGATTCTGACGATTCCTTGGGATTGGAAGGATTCATGCAACGTGCTAATAGAATCTCCCAGCGTCTCACCACCTACGACATGTCCGAAGCCGCTCATCAGCCCATCTCACCCGCTGCCACCCCTCCAGTACCAGAGCCCATGCTCGTTGACACGGCTCGTCTCTCTAACCGTGAACGTGGAAGACGCGTTTAACATCAGGCTTGTGTCTTTACTGTGCCTCAGCGGAACACTTCATCAAGGCCTGTCCCATTAGACCCCCGTCCTGCGGTGAGTACACTTCAAACCAATCCCTGATCTCCAAACTGTCAGTTATCTCAGTACAACTACTCACCCCTCTGCAATCCGTTTCAGCTACAGCCTTGGTTGACTCGGGCTCCTTGGGGAACTTTATCTCCCAGGACTTCGCCAGTCGTCTCCGCCTGTCCCTCCAACGACGATCCCAGGAGCTCCGAGTCGAGACGATCAATGGAAAGCCGCTAGGACGTGGGCGGGTCCAGTATGAGGTTCCAGCTATGCCACTCAAGGTGGGAATCCTGCATGAGGAGGAAATAAAATTTCTGGTACTGGAGAGCTCCACCGTGGATATCATCCTGGGACGCCCCTGGCTCATCCTCCACTCTCCGGTAATCAGATGGGAGACCAGTGAGATAATCCGTTGGGGTGAAGGATGCCATCAACAGTGTCTCAAGAGAATTCCACGACCAACTTCTAAGTTCTCAGAACTCCAAGTGGCCTCCACACGGATTGAGAGTCCTGACTCCGAGGAAGTTCATGAAGTCCCATCTGATTACAGGGCGTTCCAGGATGTCTTTTGTAAGCAGGCAGCCACACAACTACCACCtcatcggccatgggactgtgctaTAGATCTGCTGCCTGGGTACAAACTCCCCAAGGGTCGAGTATACCCTCTGTCCATCCCGGAGCGCGGGGCTATGGAGGAATACATCGAGGAGGCTCTCAAACAGGGATATATCCGGCCATCCAGTTCTCCAGCGGCTTCAAGTTTTTTTCTTCGTGGGTAAGAAGGACGGGGGCTTGCGGCCTTGTATTGACTATAGAGCCCTCAACTCTCAAACCGTCAAACTCCCTATCCACTTCCCTGGTCCCGGCCGCCTCGAGGAACTCCGTGGGGCCCGCATCTTCTGGCTGGACCTGCGCAGCGCATATAACCTCGTTCGGATCAGGAAAGGGGACGAGTGGAAGACCGCCTTCATTACTCCGTCTGGCCACTATGAGTATCGGGTCATGCCCTATGGCCTTGCCAACGCCCCTTCAGTATTTCAGGGGTTCATGAACTAGGTGTTCCGGGAGTTCCTCCATCGTTTCGTCGTGGTGTACATTGATGACATCTTGATATACTCCCGGAACCTGGCCGACCATCGCCACCACGTTGCGCAGGTCCTCGAGAGGCTTCGATACCATCAGCTCTACCTCAAACTGGAAAAGTGCGAGTTCCATCGCCCCACGGTACAGTTCCTCGGTTACATCATTGGCGAAGAAGGAATACa
This genomic window contains:
- the LOC131540591 gene encoding UDP-glucuronosyltransferase 2B15-like isoform X3; the protein is MMGKADIWLIRIYWDFEFPRPFLPNFKYVGGLHCTPAEPLPKDMEEFVQSSGDDGIVVFTLGSLVEKMLKETINKIASALAQIPQKVLWRYNGEKPDTLGENTRTYKWIPQNDLLGHPKTRAFITHGGTNSIYEAIYHGVPMVGIPLFADQPDNLVHMKAKGAAVVIDNIKTMEPQDLVDGLNTIINDPSYKENTMRLSRIHHDRPIKPLDEAVFWIEFVMRNKGAKHLRVEAHNLTWYQYHCLDVFAFLIAILTVVLYAFFKMCKFFIIRCCFRKSKKE
- the LOC131540591 gene encoding UDP-glucuronosyltransferase 2B15-like isoform X2, translated to MCMNLSQTEPITKGRPTSYCEMMGKADIWLIRIYWDFEFPRPFLPNFKYVGGLHCTPAEPLPKDMEEFVQSSGDDGIVVFTLGSLVEKMLKETINKIASALAQIPQKVLWRYNGEKPDTLGENTRTYKWIPQNDLLGHPKTRAFITHGGTNSIYEAIYHGVPMVGIPLFADQPDNLVHMKAKGAAVVIDNIKTMEPQDLVDGLNTIINDPSYKENTMRLSRIHHDRPIKPLDEAVFWIEFVMRNKGAKHLRVEAHNLTWYQYHCLDVFAFLIAILTVVLYAFFKMCKFFIIRCCFRKSKKE
- the LOC131540591 gene encoding UDP-glucuronosyltransferase 2A1-like isoform X4, translated to MRLVVCFLSLLTVFGPAECGNVLVWFSDGSHWINLKIVLETLIDRGHNVTVLVPDASLFMKAKESDRFSYQPFNASVDEQEMRDFIEELVYFSVYETDQLNLLQFLMKFYNLASIIQDMCTSYCDGILKSSKLMDKLRNGKFDIVLSDPMYPCSDILAEELNVPLVYTFRLSIANVLERMCGQIPAPPSFVPGVMSKLTDKMSFTERIMNMLFYLSQDFFATIAWRKFDNYYTEYLGRPTSYCEMMGKADIWLIRIYWDFEFPRPFLPNFKYVGGLHCTPAEPLPKDMEEFVQSSGDDGIVVFTLGSLVEKMLKETINKIASALAQIPQKVLWRYNGEKPDTLGENTRTYKWIPQNDLLGHPKTRAFITHGGTNSIYEAIYHGVPMVGIPLFADQPDNLVHMKAKGAAVVIDNIKTMEPQDLVDGLNTIINDPSYKENTMRLSRIHHDRPIKPLDEAVFWIEFVMRNKGAKHLRVEAHNLTWYQYHCLDVFAFLIAILTVVLYAFFKMCKFFIIRCCFRKSKKE
- the LOC131540591 gene encoding UDP-glucuronosyltransferase 2B15-like isoform X1, whose product is MKTAGCVLERRLKVTGLTVHRQAHGGHQKAYAKSLRDGRPTSYCEMMGKADIWLIRIYWDFEFPRPFLPNFKYVGGLHCTPAEPLPKDMEEFVQSSGDDGIVVFTLGSLVEKMLKETINKIASALAQIPQKVLWRYNGEKPDTLGENTRTYKWIPQNDLLGHPKTRAFITHGGTNSIYEAIYHGVPMVGIPLFADQPDNLVHMKAKGAAVVIDNIKTMEPQDLVDGLNTIINDPSYKENTMRLSRIHHDRPIKPLDEAVFWIEFVMRNKGAKHLRVEAHNLTWYQYHCLDVFAFLIAILTVVLYAFFKMCKFFIIRCCFRKSKKE